One Erythrobacter aureus DNA segment encodes these proteins:
- the ligA gene encoding NAD-dependent DNA ligase LigA: MRLAKQIAKHDRLYHAEDAPEISDPEYDALVRRNAELEAAFPHLVREDSPSRKVGHTASASPLSKVRHEVRMMSLDNAFNAEEVEEWIARVRRFLSLAEDAPVAFTAEDKIDGLSCSLRYEQGALVRAATRGDGQVGEDVTPNVAHIADIPQQLAGDAPEVFEIRGEVYMARADFEALNARLMDDARAAAQEKGEDFDPAKVRQFANPRNAAAGSLRQKDASVTAQRPLKFWAHGWGAASNVPGATQAEVVRRIERWGVPVSPLFARFDSASDILAHYETIATQRATLPYEIDGVVYKVDRLDYQQRLGFVAKAPRWALAHKFPAERAETTLESIDIQVGRTGKLTPVGRLAPVLVGGVTVTNVTLHNRDEIARLGVRPGDRVVVQRAGDVIPQLVDNLTRDEPRPDAKMPDFSRCPECGSEAVAEEGEVDVRCTGGLICPAQRTERLKHFVSRGALDIDGLGEKTIDQFFALGWLESPADIFRLNQRREDILALDGWKERSVDNLLASVEARRQPDAARLLFGLGIRHVGAVTARDLMKAAAVLEEVRRRAEAFDEYRRKNPREEGEKPSPFKMRMDQRAKDIFGVADQFGATVAESLADFFHEDHNRAVWDDILSEVSPPLYEVETKDSPVSGKTVVFTGKLETMSRDEAKAQAERLGAKASGSVSAKTDLLVAGPGAGSKLKKAEELGIEVIDEAGWAKIVAEAG, translated from the coding sequence ATGCGGCTCGCGAAGCAAATCGCGAAGCACGACCGGCTTTACCATGCCGAGGACGCGCCCGAGATTTCGGATCCGGAATACGATGCGCTGGTCCGCCGCAATGCCGAGCTGGAGGCGGCGTTTCCGCATCTGGTGCGCGAGGATTCGCCCAGCCGGAAGGTCGGGCATACCGCGTCGGCCTCGCCGCTTTCCAAGGTCCGCCACGAGGTTCGCATGATGAGCCTCGACAATGCCTTCAACGCCGAGGAGGTCGAGGAATGGATCGCGCGCGTGCGGCGGTTCCTTTCGCTTGCCGAGGACGCGCCGGTTGCCTTCACCGCCGAGGACAAGATCGACGGCCTGTCCTGCAGCTTGCGCTACGAACAGGGCGCGCTGGTCCGTGCCGCCACGCGCGGCGACGGGCAGGTGGGCGAGGATGTGACGCCCAATGTCGCGCATATCGCCGACATTCCGCAGCAGCTTGCCGGGGACGCGCCCGAAGTGTTCGAGATTCGCGGCGAGGTCTATATGGCGCGCGCCGATTTCGAGGCGCTCAACGCTCGCCTGATGGACGATGCGCGCGCCGCCGCGCAGGAGAAGGGCGAGGATTTCGACCCGGCCAAGGTCCGCCAGTTCGCCAATCCGCGCAATGCCGCCGCAGGCTCGCTGCGGCAGAAGGATGCGAGCGTCACCGCGCAGCGTCCGCTGAAGTTCTGGGCGCATGGCTGGGGCGCGGCGTCCAACGTGCCAGGCGCGACACAAGCGGAGGTTGTGCGCCGGATCGAGCGCTGGGGTGTGCCCGTCTCGCCGCTATTCGCCCGTTTCGACAGCGCATCCGACATCCTCGCGCATTACGAGACGATCGCTACGCAGCGCGCGACGCTGCCCTACGAAATCGACGGCGTCGTCTACAAGGTCGACCGGCTCGATTACCAGCAGCGGCTGGGCTTCGTCGCCAAGGCACCGCGCTGGGCGTTGGCGCACAAATTCCCTGCCGAGCGCGCCGAAACCACGCTGGAGAGCATCGATATCCAGGTCGGGCGCACGGGCAAGCTGACCCCGGTGGGCCGTCTCGCGCCGGTGCTGGTGGGCGGGGTCACGGTAACCAATGTCACGCTGCACAATCGCGACGAGATCGCGCGGCTGGGCGTACGCCCGGGCGACCGCGTGGTGGTCCAGCGGGCGGGCGACGTTATTCCACAGCTTGTGGATAATCTGACCCGCGACGAGCCGAGACCCGACGCGAAGATGCCGGACTTTTCCCGCTGCCCCGAATGCGGCAGCGAGGCCGTGGCGGAGGAAGGCGAAGTCGATGTCCGGTGCACAGGCGGTCTTATCTGTCCCGCACAACGCACGGAAAGACTGAAACATTTTGTCTCTCGCGGTGCGCTCGATATCGATGGGCTGGGGGAGAAGACGATCGATCAGTTCTTCGCCCTCGGCTGGCTCGAAAGCCCCGCAGACATCTTCCGCCTCAACCAGCGCCGCGAGGACATCCTCGCGCTCGACGGGTGGAAGGAGCGGTCTGTGGACAACCTGTTGGCTTCTGTGGAAGCCCGGCGACAGCCCGATGCGGCGCGGCTGCTGTTCGGCCTTGGCATCCGTCATGTCGGTGCGGTTACGGCGCGCGATCTGATGAAGGCCGCTGCCGTGCTCGAAGAGGTCCGCCGACGCGCGGAGGCGTTTGACGAGTACCGGCGCAAAAACCCGCGCGAGGAAGGCGAGAAACCTTCACCGTTCAAGATGCGGATGGACCAACGAGCGAAGGATATCTTCGGCGTGGCGGACCAGTTCGGCGCAACCGTGGCGGAATCTCTGGCCGACTTCTTCCACGAAGACCACAACCGGGCGGTGTGGGACGATATCCTGTCCGAAGTCTCGCCCCCGCTCTACGAGGTCGAGACGAAGGACAGCCCCGTCAGCGGCAAGACCGTGGTCTTCACCGGCAAGCTCGAGACGATGAGCCGCGACGAGGCCAAGGCGCAGGCCGAACGCCTCGGCGCCAAGGCCAGCGGATCGGTCAGCGCGAAGACCGACCTGCTCGTCGCCGGACCGGGCGCGGGCAGCAAGCTGAAAAAGGCCGAGGAACTGGGGATCGAGGTGATCGACGAGGCAGGCTGGGCGAAAATCGTCGCCGAGGCCGGATGA
- a CDS encoding SDR family oxidoreductase, producing MTKTLLITGASTGIGAATARAAANAGWNVALLARSQDALERLAEEIGDTALALPCDITDREQLDKAVERAVNRFGGLDAVYANAGMGVSKPGIEKGAPEEWHAMIHLNVLAVLTTAHATLPHLRKTKGHFVVTGSKAGRDHLKGSVYGATKWFVQGFAGNLAEEMREWGGRCTVITPGMVDTPFFDEPKPEKIQPEDVANSVVFALEQPDTASVREIHIMPND from the coding sequence ATGACCAAGACCCTACTCATAACCGGCGCTTCCACCGGTATTGGCGCGGCCACGGCTCGCGCGGCCGCCAATGCCGGATGGAATGTCGCCTTGCTCGCCCGCTCGCAGGACGCACTCGAACGCCTTGCCGAAGAGATCGGCGACACCGCGCTGGCCCTGCCGTGCGACATCACCGATCGCGAGCAGCTCGACAAGGCGGTCGAACGGGCGGTGAACCGTTTCGGCGGGCTCGATGCGGTTTACGCCAATGCGGGTATGGGCGTGTCGAAACCGGGGATCGAGAAAGGCGCCCCGGAGGAGTGGCACGCCATGATCCATCTCAACGTGCTCGCGGTGCTGACCACCGCGCATGCCACGCTGCCGCATCTGCGCAAGACCAAGGGGCATTTCGTCGTCACCGGCTCGAAAGCCGGTCGCGATCACCTCAAGGGATCGGTCTATGGCGCGACCAAATGGTTCGTGCAGGGCTTTGCCGGCAATCTTGCCGAAGAAATGCGCGAATGGGGCGGCCGTTGTACGGTCATCACGCCGGGCATGGTCGACACACCCTTTTTCGACGAGCCCAAGCCCGAGAAGATTCAGCCCGAAGATGTCGCCAACTCAGTGGTTTTCGCGCTGGAACAGCCGGACACTGCCAGCGTGCGCGAAATCCACATCATGCCGAACGACTAG
- a CDS encoding FAD-binding protein: MIGSNLSRSERRADARAAGTEGKRWIRSWINVFRCETEARVPADEARLGKLIGEGEYTCIGKSHSYNGVQVVPGVTAMMMREGGLKTLTYDAATETVRVGASVSVRDLKLFLRDEHGRGLHNSGNYMEQSVIGALATGTHGFGPRAVMADSIVELTFLNGTGQRVTLKRGDPDFAYVALSFGTIAPIVELVLETKPLEPYVSVSSMSRLSKLGELKQGSIAANWAVLPYTDPDDPVIMLHALAECDKGQEPSAHPEAKGGSGWFAKWFLKRYYKFDRFLPKLRRPMQRFIDWLDLKQSERVVTDPGDLDYLYDPKPGLKENRAPSITRGLFSTTYTGYNLAFFVPLEKAPAVVKFIIHEADALRDLGFYLKGIISVRELPGEAGPHFAANARQAMAAIDLFADPRDYAWLERLQLLVMQYEPDTRPHFGKSALGPHFRDSLGQAHLDRLMDIHRTHYPQGRLMFSERVRTMLDVGRPLPGEAAADSGLVG, from the coding sequence ATGATTGGGAGCAATCTGAGCAGGAGTGAGCGACGCGCCGATGCGCGCGCGGCAGGAACCGAAGGGAAGCGCTGGATCCGTTCGTGGATAAACGTCTTCCGCTGCGAAACGGAAGCGCGTGTGCCGGCTGACGAAGCGCGGCTCGGTAAACTGATCGGTGAAGGTGAATATACCTGCATCGGCAAATCGCATTCCTATAACGGCGTGCAGGTGGTGCCCGGCGTGACCGCGATGATGATGCGCGAAGGCGGGCTGAAAACGCTGACCTATGATGCCGCGACCGAAACCGTGCGCGTGGGCGCTTCGGTATCCGTGCGCGATCTCAAGCTGTTTCTGCGCGACGAGCATGGCCGCGGTTTGCACAATTCGGGCAATTACATGGAGCAGTCGGTCATCGGCGCCCTGGCGACGGGCACGCATGGCTTCGGCCCGCGTGCGGTGATGGCCGACAGTATCGTCGAGCTGACGTTCCTGAACGGTACGGGGCAGCGGGTGACGCTGAAACGCGGCGATCCCGATTTCGCCTATGTCGCCCTGTCCTTCGGCACGATCGCGCCGATCGTCGAGCTGGTGCTGGAGACCAAGCCGCTCGAACCCTATGTATCGGTCAGCTCGATGAGCCGCCTGTCGAAACTGGGCGAGCTGAAGCAGGGCTCTATCGCGGCGAACTGGGCTGTATTGCCCTATACCGATCCCGACGATCCGGTGATCATGCTCCATGCCCTCGCCGAATGCGACAAGGGGCAGGAGCCTTCCGCACACCCGGAGGCCAAGGGTGGCAGCGGCTGGTTCGCCAAGTGGTTCCTCAAGCGCTATTACAAGTTCGACCGGTTCCTACCGAAACTGCGCCGTCCCATGCAGCGGTTCATCGACTGGCTCGATCTCAAGCAGAGCGAGCGCGTGGTCACCGATCCGGGCGATCTCGATTATCTCTACGATCCCAAACCGGGACTGAAGGAAAACCGCGCGCCGAGCATTACGCGCGGGCTCTTTTCGACCACGTACACAGGGTACAATCTCGCCTTTTTCGTACCGCTCGAAAAAGCGCCCGCCGTGGTGAAATTCATCATTCACGAGGCCGATGCGCTGCGCGATCTGGGCTTCTATCTCAAGGGTATCATCTCGGTGCGCGAACTGCCCGGCGAGGCAGGCCCGCATTTCGCCGCCAATGCCAGGCAGGCGATGGCGGCGATCGACCTGTTCGCCGACCCGCGCGATTATGCCTGGCTCGAGCGGCTCCAGCTTCTCGTGATGCAGTACGAACCGGATACGCGCCCGCATTTCGGCAAGAGCGCGCTGGGGCCGCATTTCCGCGATAGTCTCGGCCAGGCGCATCTCGATCGATTGATGGACATTCATCGTACCCATTACCCACAGGGCAGGCTGATGTTTTCGGAGCGCGTGCGCACGATGCTCGATGTCGGCCGTCCGCTACCGGGCGAAGCGGCGGCGGATTCGGGGCTGGTCGGCTGA
- a CDS encoding DUF2459 domain-containing protein, with translation MRRAAKWAAWALAVPATLLTLFLLAAWIGSAIPRNAGWTEPAVGIDIMVETNGVHTAIVMPLTSPQKDWRAEFPARDLSMPYRPYTHVSVSWGEREVFLNTPTWGDITLSTAVGALANGDGLLHVAHYIRPAPSPTLRVLRIAPDEYARLVTAIERVVPPLEGRAIHPGYFDHDVFYDAPGTYHLGNTCNQWTSDTLAAAGIRTGLWTPLAGGVMRWVPLPETRGHAEG, from the coding sequence GTGAGACGCGCGGCGAAGTGGGCTGCCTGGGCACTGGCCGTTCCCGCGACGCTGCTGACCCTGTTCTTACTCGCCGCATGGATCGGCAGCGCCATTCCGCGCAATGCAGGCTGGACCGAGCCCGCCGTCGGCATCGACATCATGGTGGAAACCAATGGCGTCCACACGGCCATCGTCATGCCGCTGACCTCCCCGCAAAAGGATTGGCGTGCGGAGTTCCCGGCACGCGATCTGTCGATGCCCTATCGCCCCTACACCCATGTCTCGGTGAGCTGGGGGGAACGCGAAGTATTTCTCAACACACCGACCTGGGGCGATATCACGCTGTCGACGGCGGTCGGCGCGCTCGCCAATGGCGACGGTCTGCTGCATGTCGCGCACTATATCCGCCCTGCCCCAAGTCCAACGCTGCGCGTGCTGAGGATCGCGCCCGACGAATACGCCCGGCTGGTGACGGCGATCGAACGGGTCGTGCCACCGCTCGAAGGCCGCGCGATCCATCCCGGCTATTTCGACCACGACGTGTTCTACGATGCCCCCGGCACCTATCACCTTGGCAACACCTGCAACCAGTGGACCAGCGACACGCTCGCCGCAGCCGGTATCCGTACCGGGCTGTGGACGCCGCTGGCCGGCGGGGTCATGCGCTGGGTCCCCCTGCCGGAGACACGGGGGCATGCGGAGGGCTAA
- a CDS encoding 50S ribosomal protein L11 methyltransferase, with translation MRSRRGSTSGSPRSVAVSDAWKIRAEVSKPVARAALVAHEDALDWPCEWVVTGMEVADHLPDEWTFEVYLDRKPKPADLKRVAALFEGTPPALSVEKLPDTDWVTESQKGVDPIRAGRFYVRTPEHDADPAMVDFVIPASQAFGTGQHETTAGCLAILDLMKREGVVARNHVDIGTGTGLLAFAAMHLWPNATATASDIDPVCADVVRDNMATNAIAEGDGPGELTMVIADGMDNPLLALRGPYDLFIANILAGPLVELAPSFAGSIAPGGNLLLAGLLETQESRVRRAYRALGFRLSRKLVNGDWSILWLRKSRIR, from the coding sequence ATGCGATCGAGGCGCGGCTCGACAAGCGGCTCGCCAAGGAGCGTGGCGGTGAGTGACGCGTGGAAGATCCGTGCCGAAGTATCGAAGCCGGTCGCCAGGGCGGCGCTCGTCGCGCATGAGGATGCGCTCGACTGGCCTTGCGAATGGGTGGTCACCGGCATGGAGGTCGCCGACCATCTGCCCGACGAATGGACTTTCGAAGTCTATCTCGACCGCAAGCCCAAACCGGCCGATCTCAAGCGCGTGGCCGCGCTGTTCGAAGGCACGCCTCCCGCTCTTTCGGTCGAAAAACTGCCCGATACCGACTGGGTGACCGAAAGCCAAAAGGGCGTCGATCCGATCCGCGCGGGCCGGTTTTACGTCCGCACGCCAGAGCACGACGCCGATCCGGCGATGGTCGATTTCGTCATACCCGCCAGCCAGGCCTTCGGCACCGGACAGCACGAGACCACGGCGGGCTGCCTCGCCATACTCGACCTGATGAAGCGCGAAGGCGTGGTCGCGCGCAACCACGTCGATATCGGCACGGGCACCGGATTGCTGGCCTTCGCCGCCATGCACCTCTGGCCGAACGCCACGGCCACCGCATCGGATATCGATCCCGTCTGCGCGGACGTGGTGCGCGACAATATGGCGACCAATGCCATTGCCGAAGGCGACGGACCGGGCGAACTGACGATGGTGATTGCCGACGGTATGGACAACCCGCTTCTCGCGCTGCGCGGACCATACGATCTGTTCATCGCCAATATCCTTGCCGGGCCGCTGGTGGAGCTTGCGCCGTCCTTCGCTGGATCGATCGCACCGGGCGGCAACCTGCTGCTTGCCGGCCTGCTCGAAACGCAGGAGAGCCGCGTGCGCCGCGCCTACCGCGCACTAGGCTTCCGTCTGTCGCGCAAGCTGGTCAATGGCGACTGGTCGATCCTGTGGCTGCGCAAGAGCCGCATACGGTGA
- the bla gene encoding class A beta-lactamase, producing the protein MSVPLRFLLIAIPVMLLAVLVVWLAQAQTGAEDPVVEQVQAEIKPIALSPDQQELDREISRIGGTFAGHVGIAVHDIEALRTLHFNGLERFPQQSVSKLWVAMTALDEVDAGRLDLAEMVEIRSRDLTVFYQPIRKIVRRKGSFSSDYADLIARAIVESDNTANDRVLRRVGGPEAVQDFLDGHGLSSIRFGTDERTKQSAIAGLEWRQSYSQGPAFFDARDQVPDARRREAFETYLADPPDGAPPVAIVEALARLYRGDLLSEESTRLLLDTLEQTKSGPRRLKAGAPEGWTVRHKTGTGQFFDGEQSGYNDVGIVTSPQGRGYAVAVMIARTREPTLTRMEMMQSIVQAIAKYDGMRASDANATEPSRGAVAP; encoded by the coding sequence GTGTCCGTCCCGCTCCGTTTCCTGCTGATAGCCATTCCGGTCATGCTGCTGGCCGTGCTGGTCGTGTGGCTGGCTCAGGCACAGACGGGTGCGGAAGATCCCGTCGTCGAGCAGGTCCAGGCCGAAATCAAACCGATCGCGCTTTCACCGGACCAGCAAGAGCTTGACCGCGAAATCAGCCGAATCGGCGGCACCTTCGCAGGCCATGTGGGTATCGCCGTGCACGATATCGAGGCGCTCCGAACGCTGCATTTCAACGGGCTGGAGCGCTTCCCGCAACAAAGCGTCAGCAAGCTGTGGGTGGCGATGACCGCTCTCGACGAAGTCGATGCGGGCCGTCTCGATCTGGCCGAAATGGTCGAAATCCGCAGCCGGGACCTTACGGTGTTCTATCAGCCGATCCGCAAGATCGTGCGGCGGAAGGGCAGCTTTTCTTCGGATTACGCCGATCTGATCGCGCGTGCGATCGTCGAAAGCGACAATACCGCGAATGACCGTGTTTTAAGGCGTGTCGGCGGGCCGGAGGCGGTGCAGGATTTCCTCGACGGTCATGGTCTGTCGAGCATCCGTTTCGGCACCGACGAGCGGACCAAGCAGAGCGCGATTGCCGGGCTGGAATGGCGCCAGTCCTATTCGCAGGGGCCGGCCTTTTTCGATGCGCGCGACCAGGTGCCCGATGCGCGTCGGCGCGAGGCCTTCGAAACCTATCTCGCCGATCCGCCGGACGGCGCGCCGCCGGTGGCGATCGTCGAGGCGCTGGCCCGCCTCTATCGCGGCGATTTGCTGTCCGAAGAGTCGACTCGCTTGCTGCTGGACACGCTGGAGCAGACCAAAAGCGGACCGAGGCGACTGAAAGCGGGGGCGCCCGAGGGCTGGACCGTGCGCCACAAGACCGGCACCGGGCAATTTTTCGATGGCGAACAATCGGGTTACAACGATGTCGGCATCGTCACCTCTCCGCAAGGTCGCGGCTATGCCGTCGCGGTGATGATCGCCCGCACGCGAGAGCCGACGCTTACGCGGATGGAGATGATGCAAAGTATCGTGCAGGCAATCGCCAAGTATGACGGTATGCGGGCGAGCGACGCGAATGCGACCGAGCCCAGCCGCGGAGCCGTCGCGCCTTAG
- a CDS encoding GGDEF domain-containing protein, with protein sequence MDLLRTCTGLLGPRIPTHLREDFTLLTAEHMHGQARLLLAGFIFSLPMCVYGASAGAGPFIAYGLPALIFVLCVTGLVALRTPPDRDKGGEEARRVISLVWKLSLTASVLGGIWCLGSWATAPAETRVYYPAIMSLGALTVGYCLMAARGLGPTVLLITLVPAAIALTTTGETMDFVLAISMIIAGAFQITMMKRHQGLLLSLVEERHQSAKQARMDFLTGLANRRALIERFLELAKGRRTLRLMVIDIDRFKEINDRHGHDVGDDVLRAFAQLLRIHARGEICAARLGGEEFALLAPVEALDTAIALQLLVEIRGAYMPHGEAVTASIGVAEGSASELADWTVLYGQADRALYRAKNEGRNRAMSSQDGDLTEYDTAPEPQARTA encoded by the coding sequence GTGGACCTGCTTCGCACTTGCACTGGCCTCCTCGGGCCTAGAATTCCCACGCATCTGCGTGAGGATTTCACCCTGCTCACCGCGGAACATATGCACGGCCAGGCGCGTCTCCTGCTCGCCGGATTTATTTTCAGCCTGCCGATGTGCGTTTACGGAGCAAGCGCTGGGGCAGGCCCGTTTATCGCCTATGGTCTGCCCGCGCTGATCTTCGTGCTTTGCGTCACGGGCCTGGTGGCGCTGCGCACCCCGCCCGACCGCGACAAGGGTGGTGAAGAGGCACGGCGGGTCATCAGCCTTGTGTGGAAGCTCAGCCTCACGGCCTCGGTGCTTGGCGGCATCTGGTGTCTGGGAAGCTGGGCGACAGCCCCGGCGGAAACACGCGTGTATTATCCCGCGATCATGTCGCTTGGCGCATTGACCGTCGGGTACTGCCTGATGGCCGCGCGCGGTCTTGGTCCTACCGTATTGCTCATTACGCTGGTGCCCGCCGCGATCGCACTCACCACGACCGGCGAGACAATGGATTTCGTTCTCGCGATTTCGATGATTATAGCCGGTGCGTTTCAGATCACGATGATGAAGCGACACCAGGGCCTGCTTTTGAGCCTGGTCGAGGAACGCCATCAGTCGGCGAAACAGGCGCGCATGGATTTCCTGACCGGGTTGGCCAATCGCCGGGCCTTGATCGAACGCTTCCTCGAGCTTGCCAAAGGTCGGCGGACCTTGCGCCTGATGGTCATCGATATCGACCGATTCAAGGAGATCAACGATCGGCACGGTCACGATGTCGGCGACGACGTACTGCGCGCCTTCGCGCAATTGCTGCGCATCCATGCACGCGGCGAGATTTGCGCAGCGCGGCTGGGCGGCGAGGAATTTGCGCTTTTAGCCCCTGTCGAGGCCCTGGATACGGCCATTGCGCTGCAATTGCTGGTCGAGATTCGCGGCGCCTACATGCCGCATGGCGAGGCCGTCACCGCCAGTATCGGGGTGGCCGAAGGGTCGGCCTCGGAACTGGCGGACTGGACCGTGCTCTACGGACAGGCGGATCGCGCCCTTTATCGGGCCAAGAACGAAGGCCGCAACCGGGCAATGTCCTCGCAAGATGGCGATCTGACGGAGTACGATACAGCCCCCGAACCGCAGGCACGCACGGCCTGA
- a CDS encoding CinA family protein, with the protein MSWLEQTHPIAARIAGHLRARGETIAVADGASGGLIAASLLTVPGALDFFVGGGVVYSFRARDVLFAQPRDAYRGMRGASEKYALLQARAIRDNFGAAWGLAESGSVGGSTHPSGAPAGQSCAALVGPDGEWTCLTQTGSDARIPNMEAFARAALDFAKETLAGVGPSTASS; encoded by the coding sequence ATGAGCTGGCTCGAACAGACGCACCCCATCGCCGCGCGCATCGCAGGTCATTTGCGCGCGCGGGGCGAGACAATTGCGGTGGCCGATGGGGCCAGCGGCGGGCTGATCGCGGCATCGCTGCTGACCGTGCCGGGCGCGCTCGATTTCTTTGTCGGGGGCGGGGTGGTCTATTCGTTCAGGGCGCGCGACGTGCTGTTTGCCCAGCCGCGCGACGCCTATCGCGGAATGCGCGGCGCGAGCGAGAAGTATGCGCTGCTCCAGGCGCGGGCCATTCGCGACAATTTCGGCGCGGCATGGGGTCTGGCGGAAAGCGGATCGGTCGGCGGTTCGACCCATCCGAGCGGTGCACCGGCGGGCCAGAGCTGTGCCGCGCTGGTCGGGCCGGATGGCGAATGGACATGTCTCACGCAGACCGGCAGCGACGCGCGCATCCCCAATATGGAGGCGTTTGCGCGCGCCGCGCTGGATTTTGCGAAGGAAACGCTGGCCGGTGTCGGCCCCTCGACTGCCAGCTCCTAG
- the recN gene encoding DNA repair protein RecN — MLTRLSIRNIVLIEALDLAFGRGLGVLTGETGAGKSILLDALGLVLGNRADSGLVRGGEDKASVTATFEFAQLPGGLADLLDDADIEIEEGEPLIVRRQLKADGKSKAFVNDQSVSVGLLREMAGYLVELHGQHDDRGLVNPRGHRALLDRFAGADTARVAAAWTTWRRAEDALAEAREAVETAKADQDLLLAHLSELTALEPMAGEEARLAETRADMQKGEKLSGDLEELRHLWEGSESPLAALRVAARRLDRIAPEHPLLAEALASLDRAVIEAGEAEDRLASAAEALVHDPAALEAAETRLFELRALARKHRCEVDELPRKMREMRTALESIEGGEAQLDALEAAAKDAGARYRAEAEALHGARVAAALRLDEAVARELAPLKLDAARFRTAVTELPEDKWGAQGMDAVEFLIATNPGAAFAPLAKIASGGELSRFILALKVALAEQGGAATVIFDEIDRGVGGAVASAIGERLARLSADGQLLAVTHSPQVAARGRTHYMIAKSSDGTVTKTSVALLDEAGRQEEIARMLSGAEVTPEARAQADRLLEGV, encoded by the coding sequence ATGCTGACCCGGCTATCCATTCGCAACATCGTGCTGATCGAGGCGCTCGACCTGGCTTTCGGGCGTGGGCTGGGCGTCCTGACCGGCGAAACCGGGGCGGGCAAGTCGATCCTGCTCGATGCGCTCGGTCTGGTGCTGGGCAACCGCGCCGATAGCGGGCTCGTGCGTGGCGGCGAGGACAAGGCCAGCGTAACCGCGACATTCGAATTCGCCCAATTGCCCGGCGGTCTGGCCGATCTGCTCGACGATGCCGATATCGAGATCGAGGAGGGCGAACCGCTGATCGTGCGGCGGCAATTGAAGGCCGACGGCAAGAGCAAAGCTTTCGTCAACGACCAGTCGGTCAGCGTCGGTCTGCTGCGCGAAATGGCGGGCTATCTCGTCGAGCTGCATGGCCAGCACGACGATCGCGGGCTCGTCAATCCGCGCGGCCACCGTGCGCTGCTCGATCGGTTTGCTGGGGCCGATACCGCGCGGGTCGCAGCGGCCTGGACGACCTGGCGCAGGGCCGAGGATGCGCTGGCCGAAGCGCGCGAGGCGGTGGAGACGGCCAAGGCCGATCAGGACCTGCTGCTCGCGCATCTTTCCGAACTGACCGCGCTCGAACCCATGGCAGGCGAGGAAGCTCGCCTCGCCGAAACGCGGGCGGACATGCAGAAGGGCGAAAAGCTATCGGGCGATCTCGAGGAGTTGCGGCATCTGTGGGAAGGTTCGGAATCGCCGCTCGCGGCTTTGCGGGTTGCGGCGCGGCGACTCGACCGGATCGCGCCCGAGCATCCGCTGCTCGCCGAAGCGCTAGCCAGCCTCGACCGGGCGGTGATCGAGGCGGGCGAAGCGGAAGACCGGCTTGCTTCGGCGGCCGAGGCGCTGGTCCATGATCCGGCCGCGCTGGAAGCGGCCGAAACGCGGCTGTTCGAACTGCGCGCGCTGGCTCGCAAGCACCGCTGCGAAGTCGACGAATTGCCGCGCAAGATGCGCGAAATGCGCACCGCGCTCGAAAGTATCGAGGGCGGGGAAGCGCAGCTCGACGCGCTCGAGGCGGCGGCGAAGGATGCGGGCGCGCGCTACCGCGCCGAGGCAGAGGCACTGCATGGCGCGCGCGTGGCGGCGGCGCTGCGGCTCGACGAGGCGGTCGCGCGCGAACTTGCCCCGCTCAAGCTCGATGCCGCGCGATTCCGCACGGCGGTCACCGAATTGCCCGAGGATAAATGGGGCGCGCAGGGGATGGACGCTGTCGAATTCCTCATCGCGACCAATCCGGGTGCCGCTTTCGCGCCGCTTGCCAAGATTGCCTCGGGCGGCGAATTGTCGCGTTTCATCCTCGCGCTGAAGGTCGCGCTGGCCGAACAGGGCGGGGCGGCGACGGTCATCTTCGACGAGATCGATCGCGGCGTCGGCGGCGCGGTGGCGAGCGCAATCGGCGAAAGGCTCGCACGGCTTTCCGCCGACGGGCAATTGCTCGCCGTCACCCACAGCCCCCAGGTCGCCGCACGCGGGCGCACGCATTACATGATCGCCAAGTCGAGCGACGGCACCGTCACCAAGACCAGCGTCGCGCTGCTCGACGAGGCCGGCCGGCAGGAAGAAATCGCACGCATGCTGTCGGGCGCGGAGGTGACGCCCGAGGCCAGGGCGCAGGCGGACCGGTTGCTGGAGGGGGTGTGA